From a region of the Salinispira pacifica genome:
- a CDS encoding 30S ribosomal protein S1 — protein sequence MAENEQQGSKTGNFLQEELQEEYLKSLDELEVGQLVEGTVVAVTSEQVFIDVGYKSEGKINLNEFEDDVPSEGDTVQVVLINKEGRNGEVVVSKRKADEKVVWKELKAAFQDERPVEGKVSRVVKGGFEISLGGGNRGFNPISKMDLFRVEDPDKYVGLKSHFYIERLYSDNRVNIILSRRRWLEEEVDKKRNEFFANTSEGDVVEGTVKSFTSFGSFVDLGGFDGLLHINDMSWGHVARPKDHVKKGEVLQLKVTRLDEENKKINLSLKDMTENPWETFTDRFQLHDVIKGKVTKLTDFGAFIELENGIEGLAHISELSWTKRIKHPKEVLSIGEDVEAKILGFDLDARKVSLGIKQVLPNPWDEIESTYPVGTKLKRVVKKITATGAFVELEEGIDGFLHVDDLSWTKKYKNPGAVLKEGEEVDVMVIESSAENHNIRLGIKQLEDDPWTDLKGKYSEGSIIEGEVTNVTDFGVFVRVSGGIEGLIPKVHLGNPREINLDEEITKYKAGQQLQAAIIELNPGRQKLSLSIREMTRAQERQEIEKYISDSGSDEESATLADFMKQDDE from the coding sequence ATGGCAGAAAATGAACAGCAGGGCTCAAAAACGGGAAACTTCCTCCAGGAGGAGCTGCAGGAGGAATACCTCAAATCCCTTGATGAGCTGGAGGTCGGTCAGCTCGTCGAAGGTACGGTTGTCGCGGTCACCAGCGAACAGGTTTTTATTGACGTTGGGTATAAGTCGGAAGGCAAGATCAACCTCAACGAGTTTGAAGATGATGTTCCATCCGAAGGTGATACCGTACAGGTTGTCTTAATTAATAAAGAAGGCCGCAACGGCGAGGTAGTGGTTTCCAAGCGGAAGGCAGACGAAAAAGTGGTCTGGAAGGAACTGAAAGCAGCTTTCCAGGATGAACGTCCGGTTGAAGGTAAGGTTTCACGGGTCGTGAAGGGTGGTTTTGAAATTTCCCTGGGCGGCGGAAATCGAGGATTCAACCCCATTTCAAAAATGGATTTGTTCCGCGTTGAGGATCCCGACAAGTATGTGGGACTGAAATCCCATTTCTACATCGAGCGTTTATACAGCGATAACCGGGTGAACATTATTCTCTCCCGCCGGCGCTGGCTTGAAGAAGAAGTTGACAAAAAGCGGAACGAGTTTTTTGCAAACACCAGCGAAGGGGATGTGGTTGAAGGTACTGTTAAGTCCTTTACTTCATTCGGATCTTTTGTTGACCTCGGCGGTTTCGACGGACTGCTCCACATTAACGACATGAGCTGGGGACATGTAGCGCGTCCCAAGGATCATGTGAAAAAGGGCGAAGTGCTTCAGCTGAAAGTAACCCGTCTGGATGAAGAAAATAAGAAAATCAATCTCAGTCTCAAAGATATGACCGAAAACCCCTGGGAAACGTTCACCGACAGATTCCAGCTGCACGATGTTATCAAGGGCAAGGTTACCAAACTCACCGATTTCGGTGCATTCATTGAGCTTGAAAACGGCATTGAAGGTCTTGCTCACATCTCCGAGCTTTCCTGGACCAAACGGATCAAGCATCCCAAGGAAGTACTGAGCATCGGTGAAGATGTGGAAGCGAAAATCCTTGGTTTTGACCTTGATGCCCGGAAAGTCAGTCTTGGTATCAAGCAGGTTCTCCCCAATCCCTGGGATGAGATCGAAAGCACCTATCCTGTGGGCACCAAACTGAAACGGGTTGTGAAAAAGATCACCGCCACCGGCGCCTTCGTAGAGCTGGAAGAAGGCATTGACGGCTTTCTTCATGTTGATGACCTTTCCTGGACCAAGAAATACAAGAATCCCGGTGCAGTACTCAAGGAAGGCGAAGAAGTTGACGTTATGGTTATCGAAAGCAGTGCAGAAAATCATAACATTCGCCTCGGAATCAAGCAGCTTGAGGACGACCCCTGGACTGATCTGAAGGGTAAATATTCAGAAGGTTCAATCATCGAGGGTGAAGTCACCAACGTTACCGATTTCGGTGTGTTTGTCCGGGTGAGCGGCGGAATTGAAGGACTTATTCCCAAGGTCCATCTGGGTAACCCCCGGGAAATCAATCTCGACGAAGAAATCACCAAATACAAGGCAGGCCAGCAGCTGCAGGCGGCTATTATTGAGCTGAACCCCGGACGACAGAAACTGTCTCTTTCCATCCGCGAGATGACAAGGGCACAGGAGCGTCAGGAAATTGAAAAGTATATATCAGACAGCGGCAGCGATGAAGAATCCGCAACACTGGCTGATTTCATGAAACAGGATGACGAATAG
- a CDS encoding sigma-54-dependent Fis family transcriptional regulator: MLENSETSRKIQKLIEINSNINGDYSDPKEQLQQILESAMNLSSGESSSILLRNEKDGSLHFEVALGPKGSEVMDFTLKSGEGIAGWVTQNNRSLIVNDVDEDRRFYAQISRQIGYKTRSILAVPMRVWNHCIGVIEIINKTNGGHFSDEDRQWLEIFANQAALAVINSQARVKDRMRIRELEGLREGEAARYQTLLYQSDAMKNLMAMIDRIATSEASVLIHGESGVGKELAAEQIHARSPRAEGPLVRINCPSIPEQLLESELFGHVKGAFTDAFQDRQGKIEAARGGTLFLDEIADISPQVQAKLLRVLESGNYEPLGSNQVKKADIRILAASNKELEREVQEGRFREDLFYRLNVIPLYIPPLRRRKDDIPMLAEHFLGKFNRELNKSIQGFSAEAHEQLMNYAWPGNIRELHNAVERAAVLCTDNQISPEHLHLAGDSFTGELYLGKSLKDSLNLFKKHLIRSTLLESNWNQTLAAQRLEIQRTYLSRLIKELGIERS; this comes from the coding sequence ATGCTCGAAAACTCAGAAACTTCTCGAAAAATTCAGAAGCTGATCGAGATCAATTCGAACATCAACGGCGACTATTCCGATCCGAAAGAGCAATTACAGCAGATTCTTGAATCTGCAATGAACCTCAGCTCAGGTGAATCATCTTCCATTCTTCTCAGAAACGAGAAGGATGGAAGTTTGCATTTTGAGGTGGCACTGGGTCCCAAAGGATCAGAGGTAATGGATTTTACCCTGAAATCCGGCGAGGGGATCGCCGGCTGGGTTACCCAGAATAACCGAAGTCTGATCGTAAACGATGTGGATGAAGATCGAAGGTTTTATGCTCAGATCTCACGTCAGATCGGGTACAAAACCAGAAGCATTCTCGCCGTTCCCATGAGGGTGTGGAATCACTGCATCGGTGTTATCGAAATAATCAACAAGACCAACGGCGGGCACTTCAGCGATGAGGACCGCCAGTGGCTGGAGATTTTCGCCAATCAGGCGGCACTGGCTGTGATCAACTCACAGGCCAGGGTGAAGGACAGAATGCGCATCCGGGAGCTGGAAGGGCTCCGGGAAGGTGAAGCCGCACGGTACCAGACCCTCCTGTACCAGTCGGATGCCATGAAAAATCTCATGGCCATGATTGACCGCATCGCCACAAGCGAAGCTTCGGTACTCATTCACGGGGAATCGGGTGTGGGGAAGGAGCTGGCAGCTGAGCAGATTCATGCACGCAGCCCCAGAGCTGAGGGTCCTCTGGTTCGGATTAACTGTCCGTCCATCCCCGAGCAGCTTCTGGAAAGCGAGCTGTTCGGACATGTGAAGGGAGCATTTACCGATGCATTCCAGGACAGACAGGGGAAAATCGAAGCTGCACGGGGAGGCACGCTGTTTCTGGATGAAATAGCAGATATTTCCCCCCAGGTTCAGGCGAAGCTTCTGAGAGTACTGGAATCCGGAAACTATGAGCCTCTTGGCTCGAATCAGGTGAAAAAAGCCGATATCCGCATCCTTGCCGCAAGCAATAAGGAGCTGGAGCGGGAGGTTCAGGAGGGGAGGTTCCGGGAGGATCTGTTTTACCGCCTGAATGTGATACCCCTCTATATCCCGCCCCTGAGAAGGCGGAAGGATGATATCCCCATGCTTGCTGAACATTTCCTGGGGAAGTTCAACCGGGAACTGAATAAGTCCATACAGGGCTTCAGCGCGGAGGCTCATGAGCAGCTGATGAACTATGCATGGCCGGGAAACATCAGGGAGCTTCATAATGCAGTGGAGCGGGCAGCCGTGCTCTGTACAGACAACCAAATATCGCCGGAGCATCTGCATCTTGCAGGTGACAGTTTTACCGGCGAACTCTATTTGGGAAAGAGCTTGAAAGACTCGCTGAATTTATTTAAAAAGCATCTCATACGCTCAACGCTTCTGGAAAGCAACTGGAACCAGACGTTGGCGGCTCAACGACTTGAAATACAACGAACGTATCTCTCCCGGCTCATAAAGGAGCTGGGCATTGAAAGGAGCTGA
- the cmk gene encoding (d)CMP kinase yields the protein MIVTIDGPAGSGKSTVAKMVGSRSRLVYLNSGNIYRAITSGLLKELGVDEVRGSIPDRAQSLVNTASEFHIQVSGGTDDASPAQQGDILFNGTLLGDEELRSDLVDSLVAQVSSIPEIRELVNTILRKEALDKDVVVEGRDMSTIVFPRAELQFYLDASIQARAKRRLDQGTSSLSYEELVDTIARRDRIDKEKDVGALKLSPQARYLDTSDLTIEQVCEIVLRSIREHK from the coding sequence ATGATTGTCACAATTGACGGTCCTGCAGGCAGCGGCAAATCCACGGTAGCCAAAATGGTGGGTTCCCGAAGCAGACTGGTGTACCTGAACTCGGGAAATATTTACCGGGCCATCACCAGCGGCCTGTTAAAAGAGCTTGGAGTTGATGAGGTCCGCGGCAGTATTCCGGATCGGGCCCAATCTCTTGTGAATACAGCGTCGGAGTTCCACATCCAGGTGAGCGGCGGTACAGATGATGCTTCACCTGCTCAACAGGGAGATATTCTCTTTAATGGAACTCTCCTGGGCGATGAGGAGCTCCGCTCGGATCTGGTTGACTCGCTGGTTGCCCAGGTATCCAGCATTCCGGAAATCCGAGAACTGGTAAACACTATTTTGCGAAAGGAAGCCCTGGACAAGGATGTGGTGGTGGAAGGCCGGGATATGAGCACCATCGTGTTTCCCCGGGCCGAACTTCAGTTCTACCTTGATGCCAGCATTCAGGCCAGGGCAAAACGGAGACTTGATCAGGGAACCAGTTCCTTATCGTATGAAGAGTTAGTGGATACCATCGCCAGGCGGGACCGAATCGACAAGGAGAAGGATGTGGGGGCTTTGAAACTTTCCCCCCAAGCCAGGTATTTGGACACATCCGACTTGACGATTGAACAAGTTTGTGAGATTGTATTGAGATCTATTCGAGAACACAAATAA
- a CDS encoding tetratricopeptide repeat protein — translation MAEGKKRAQDILADFLRSHRVALSILTTLIIVGIIALVVGIEVHRNTLDREAERLFELEQIYTEWTEERQEDSRDAGDVLTRVSEFDFRSNSYAAVRKLMILGDIYATVEDFEAAAEQYLSASDAQGYLAATALLKAGLMLENAGNEERAMEVLNRLVDEHDSPEEPRVLFTLGRLSEQGGDQGQALVYYNRLIDEYASSGWTNFAHNRIIDINIANQTDN, via the coding sequence ATGGCTGAAGGAAAAAAACGGGCACAGGATATTCTTGCGGATTTCCTGCGGAGTCACAGAGTTGCATTGAGCATTCTCACCACACTCATTATCGTGGGTATTATCGCATTGGTGGTTGGCATTGAAGTTCACAGGAATACCCTGGACCGGGAAGCCGAACGGCTGTTCGAACTGGAACAGATATACACGGAATGGACTGAAGAGCGTCAGGAGGATTCCCGGGACGCAGGAGACGTTCTTACACGGGTATCCGAATTTGATTTCAGAAGCAACTCCTATGCGGCTGTCCGGAAACTGATGATTCTGGGCGATATTTACGCGACGGTGGAAGATTTTGAAGCAGCTGCAGAGCAGTATCTTTCAGCATCAGATGCTCAGGGATATCTTGCAGCAACAGCTCTACTCAAAGCAGGACTGATGCTGGAGAACGCCGGAAACGAAGAGCGGGCCATGGAGGTGCTGAACCGCCTGGTTGACGAGCACGACAGTCCGGAAGAACCCCGGGTTCTGTTTACTTTGGGCAGACTCAGCGAGCAGGGCGGTGATCAGGGGCAGGCCCTGGTATATTACAACCGGCTCATCGATGAGTACGCATCAAGCGGTTGGACAAACTTTGCTCACAACCGTATAATTGACATAAATATCGCGAATCAGACTGACAACTGA
- a CDS encoding pseudouridine synthase, translating into MEQQEEPRLQVFLSRSGIASRRKSAELIEDGRVTVNGKVIREPGYRVQPADKVRFDGTSVSPEEEHLYLMLHKPARFISSAHDPEGRPTVMDLVQDSFSQRLFTIGRLDFMSTGLLLLTNDGDFAHSASHPRSGLIKQYTVETKEPIPRELLQEWLEGVRIKGVLYRLEKFQFINPRQVVLHLAEGKNREIRNVFSHGNLKVTRLHRTEFGPLKLGILKEGKFRQLSKAEVENLHREAKKQLRPAKSSPRKSSGSAGRKPGKPGKPGHPSKPGKSGPPEKTGKPGRSENRDGSSRTGRSPGAGRKKGRGGSK; encoded by the coding sequence ATGGAACAACAGGAAGAACCCAGGCTGCAGGTATTTCTAAGCCGAAGCGGTATTGCCAGCAGACGCAAAAGCGCGGAATTAATTGAAGATGGAAGGGTCACGGTGAACGGTAAAGTGATCCGGGAACCTGGCTACCGGGTGCAGCCCGCAGATAAGGTTCGCTTCGACGGTACAAGCGTAAGCCCCGAAGAAGAACACCTCTATCTTATGCTCCACAAGCCTGCCAGATTCATCTCCTCGGCCCACGACCCCGAGGGAAGACCTACAGTAATGGATCTGGTGCAGGATTCCTTTTCCCAGCGTCTGTTCACCATAGGACGCCTGGATTTTATGAGCACCGGACTTCTCCTGCTCACAAACGACGGGGATTTCGCCCACAGCGCATCCCATCCCCGGTCCGGCCTGATTAAACAGTATACCGTAGAGACCAAGGAACCCATTCCCCGGGAACTTCTACAGGAATGGCTGGAAGGCGTCCGGATTAAAGGAGTGCTGTACCGTCTGGAAAAATTTCAGTTTATCAATCCCCGTCAGGTGGTACTGCATCTTGCGGAAGGAAAAAACCGTGAAATCCGGAACGTGTTTTCTCACGGAAACCTGAAAGTCACCCGTCTCCACCGTACCGAATTCGGGCCGCTGAAGCTGGGAATACTCAAGGAAGGAAAATTCCGTCAGCTTTCCAAGGCGGAGGTTGAAAACCTCCATCGGGAAGCAAAGAAACAGCTGCGGCCTGCAAAATCCAGCCCCCGGAAAAGCTCCGGCTCAGCCGGCCGAAAACCCGGAAAACCGGGAAAGCCCGGCCACCCCTCAAAACCGGGGAAGTCCGGCCCCCCCGAAAAAACCGGAAAGCCCGGTAGATCAGAGAACCGGGATGGATCCAGCCGAACAGGCCGCTCTCCCGGAGCAGGGCGTAAAAAGGGAAGGGGCGGCAGCAAATGA
- a CDS encoding segregation and condensation protein A: MTGEESKTHFRLKDFEGPLDLLLFLIKKNEVNIYDIPISHITAQYLEFMRAGEMADLERASEFYVMASTLLYIKSRMLLPVDINLEDELEDPRQELVDRLIEYQKYKKLSELMMEKENQNEWIIEREKAQRNLPFDNAEPMWQEMEVWDLLTTFSSLMKGLTPDRIIDLYEEVSVNEKLTLIRELLEKQEEFRFTDIIIRPDSIMDVICAFLAILESVKFKVIRIFQNTLFGDIRIRRHEKGEGEDEVEN, encoded by the coding sequence TTGACAGGTGAAGAATCAAAAACCCATTTTCGCTTAAAGGATTTCGAAGGTCCCCTGGATCTGCTGCTCTTCCTGATTAAGAAAAATGAAGTAAACATATATGATATTCCCATCTCTCACATAACTGCCCAGTATCTGGAGTTTATGCGGGCGGGTGAAATGGCCGACCTTGAGAGGGCGTCGGAATTCTATGTGATGGCATCCACGCTGCTCTATATCAAGAGCCGCATGCTCCTTCCGGTGGATATCAATCTGGAAGATGAGCTTGAGGATCCCCGGCAGGAGCTGGTGGACAGACTGATCGAATACCAGAAATACAAGAAACTCAGCGAACTCATGATGGAGAAGGAAAACCAGAACGAGTGGATCATAGAACGGGAAAAGGCACAGAGAAACCTACCCTTCGATAACGCCGAACCAATGTGGCAGGAGATGGAAGTATGGGATCTGCTCACAACTTTTTCCAGCCTCATGAAGGGACTTACTCCCGACAGGATCATCGACCTCTATGAGGAAGTGAGCGTGAACGAGAAGCTCACGCTGATCAGGGAGCTTCTGGAAAAGCAGGAAGAATTCCGGTTCACCGATATCATCATCAGACCCGATTCCATAATGGATGTGATCTGTGCGTTTTTAGCCATTCTTGAATCGGTAAAATTCAAGGTGATTCGGATTTTCCAGAATACTCTTTTTGGTGATATCCGGATACGCCGTCATGAAAAAGGAGAAGGGGAGGATGAAGTTGAAAACTGA
- the folK gene encoding 2-amino-4-hydroxy-6-hydroxymethyldihydropteridine diphosphokinase, which translates to MVYLSLGSNSGNSEQHLVSALEELKGISRSGFRISSLYASTPQGLRDQPDFLNCACCLNPPPHMKPRDVLREIHRIERSRGRNRSGEIRWGPRNLDIDIILWNDLIVPADDSGNQQSRSSEERQNLIIPHPRYHERRFVLVPLLELNSRLTDPRSGEPLENMERELRNDPSQGIYLSPRPLYNGLTSQLRKNN; encoded by the coding sequence ATGGTATATTTGAGCCTTGGAAGCAACAGCGGTAATTCTGAGCAGCACCTGGTTTCAGCTCTTGAGGAACTGAAAGGGATCAGCCGATCAGGGTTCCGGATCAGTTCCCTCTATGCCAGTACTCCACAGGGCTTGAGGGATCAGCCGGATTTTCTGAACTGTGCATGTTGTCTGAACCCGCCGCCACACATGAAACCCCGAGATGTGCTCCGGGAGATCCACCGGATTGAACGCTCCCGGGGGCGGAACCGATCAGGAGAGATCCGCTGGGGTCCCCGGAATCTGGATATCGATATCATTTTATGGAATGATCTGATCGTCCCGGCAGATGATTCCGGCAACCAACAATCACGGAGCAGTGAAGAGCGTCAGAATCTGATCATCCCCCATCCCCGGTACCATGAACGGCGGTTCGTTCTGGTCCCCTTGTTGGAGCTCAACTCCCGGCTGACCGATCCAAGAAGCGGTGAGCCCCTGGAAAATATGGAGCGGGAGCTTCGAAATGATCCCTCCCAGGGTATTTACCTCAGCCCGAGGCCTCTTTATAATGGCCTCACTTCTCAGCTGAGGAAAAATAATTGA
- the scpB gene encoding SMC-Scp complex subunit ScpB: MKLKTETALLEAILFLEPDPVHISSLAKISGLSKDAVSAVLLQLEELYTQEERGIELMRLGDSYQLTPKQSLWNNLKDRYGKQNTQRLSKAAMETLSIIAYSQPITRGEIESIRGVSSDSMIKLLQNRELIQEVGKKDAPGRPTQFGTTRTFLKVFRLSSIADLPKLDEVEQARFELHKDEL; encoded by the coding sequence ATGAAGTTGAAAACTGAGACAGCACTGCTTGAAGCGATTCTGTTTCTCGAACCCGACCCGGTACACATAAGCAGTCTTGCGAAAATCTCAGGACTTTCGAAAGATGCGGTTTCAGCCGTTCTGCTGCAGCTGGAAGAGCTGTACACCCAGGAAGAACGGGGAATCGAATTAATGCGGCTGGGAGACTCCTATCAGCTCACACCCAAGCAGAGTCTTTGGAATAACCTGAAAGACCGTTACGGAAAACAGAATACTCAGAGGCTATCCAAAGCGGCAATGGAAACTCTCAGCATCATTGCCTACAGTCAGCCCATAACCCGGGGGGAGATAGAAAGTATCCGGGGCGTCTCCTCCGATTCCATGATCAAACTTCTCCAGAACAGAGAATTGATCCAGGAAGTGGGCAAAAAAGATGCACCCGGCCGACCCACCCAGTTCGGCACCACCAGAACGTTTCTGAAAGTGTTCCGTCTTTCCAGCATTGCAGATCTTCCGAAACTCGACGAAGTGGAACAGGCACGGTTCGAACTGCATAAGGATGAATTGTAA